Proteins co-encoded in one Bombus terrestris chromosome 18, iyBomTerr1.2, whole genome shotgun sequence genomic window:
- the LOC100646443 gene encoding TBC1 domain family member 10A, translating into MASSGSYNGDAETESDKFEGSKIDRHGFLQDSNCSSDSLVKQGLPPEVMLRRERKWIQMLNNWSYFMNTNYRKVRERCRKGIPPSVRLRAWLNLCGGQLLMDTNPNLFEELVERSGDPKYIDDIKKDLHRQFPHHIMFIGEAPGQEELFKVLKAYSILNSKVGYCQAQAPIAAFLLMHMPAVQAFWCLVAICDKYLIGYYSQGMETLLRDGDILFALLKRVSPIAYKHLKKQKMEPILYMTEWFLCVYTRTLPWESILRVWDMFLCEGVKIIFKVGLVLLKGSLGRTSLTKRCPTVYETLQVLRNPPQHIMEEEALVYQIRKLNITEEDFEYEHQRQVLKRKAAEQASLSTANRTD; encoded by the exons ATGGCGTCCTCAGGATCATATAATGGGGATGCAGAGACAGAGAGTGATAAGTTTGAAGGTTCTAAAATTGATCGACATGGTTTCCTTCAAGATTCCAATTGTAGCTCTGACag CCTTGTTAAACAAGGATTACCACCAGAGGTAATGCTTAGAAGGGAACGAAAATGGATACAGATGTTAAACAATTGGAGTTATTTCATGAATACAAATTACCGTAAAGTTAGAGAAAGATGTAGAAAGGGTATTCCACCTTCAGTAAGACTTCGTGCATGGCTAAATCTTTGTGGAGGACAATTGCTAATGGATACAAACCCAAATTTATTTGAAGAGTTGGTAGAGCGATCTGGTGATCCAAAATATATAGATGATATCAAAAAAGATCTTCATCGTCAATTTCCACATCATATAATGTTTATTGGAGAAGCTCCTGGACAGGAGGAACTGTTCAAAGTATTGAAAGCTTATTCTATTTTAAATAGTAAAGTTGGTTATTGTCAAGCTCAAGCACCTATTGCTGCATTTTTACTGATGCATATGCCAGCAGTACAAGCATTTTGGTGCCTTGTTGCAATATGTGACAAGTATTTAATTGGATATTATAGTCAAGGAATGGAAACATTATTACGCGATGGAGATATTTTATTTGCTCTTTTGAAAAGAGTGTCCCCCATTGCTTACAAACATTTG aaaaaacaaaagatGGAACCAATCTTATATATGACCGAATGGTTCTTATGTGTTTACACGCGAACACTGCCATGGGAAAGTATTCTACGAGTGTGGGATATGTTCCTTTGTGAAGGTGTTAAAATTATCTTTAAAGTTGGACTAGTTTTGTTAAAAGGCAGCTTAGGACGCACATCTCTTACTAAGCGCTGTCCGACAGTTTATGAAACGCTTCAAGTATTAAGAAATCCTCCTCAGCATATTATGGAAGAAGAAGCTTTAGTTTATCAG attcgaaaattaaatataaccGAAGAAGATTTCGAATACGAACATCAACGTCAAGTATTAAAACGGAAAGCTGCAGAACAAGCATCTCTTTCCACTGCCAATCGGACAGACTGA